Part of the Cyanobacteriota bacterium genome, CTTGTTTCATTCGCTGCCCAGTGCGATTGAGGCTTTGTTGAATGCTATCCCACTTGTCTTGCAGAAAATCAACTGCCTCTTGTAATGCATTCTGATCATGTCGCCCTGTTGCTGCTAGTTCATCTCGAACTTCTCTAATTTTCACCCGCACGACTTCTGGCTGATCATGGGGAGAAACTAGGGACTTAAGGCGATCGCCCACTTGCTTCACCAGATTTTTGACT contains:
- a CDS encoding photosystem reaction center subunit H — translated: LGGDIAAPFGGRAVLFPDDVEVIDAEVVVIKEDAKNRLKSESEGLQGFLSEKSQQVKNLVKQVGDRLKSLVSPHDQPEVVRVKIREVRDELAATGRHDQNALQEAVDFLQDKWDSIQQSLNRTGQRMKQAIDAAWQRLTRKS